From Thermovenabulum gondwanense:
GAAGAAGCCGCACGTAAACGTAGGCACCATAGGGCACGTAGACCACGGCAAGACGACACTGACGGCGGCGATAACGAAGGTATTGTCAAATGCGGGATTATCCCAGTTTGTAGCTTACGATCAGATTGACAAAGCGCCGGAAGAGAGGGAAAGAGGGATAACCATAGCCACGGCGCACGTAGAAT
This genomic window contains:
- a CDS encoding GTP-binding protein; this encodes MAKQKFERKKPHVNVGTIGHVDHGKTTLTAAITKVLSNAGLSQFVAYDQIDKAPEERERGITIATAHVE